From the genome of Glycine max cultivar Williams 82 chromosome 2, Glycine_max_v4.0, whole genome shotgun sequence, one region includes:
- the LOC102659923 gene encoding uncharacterized protein yields the protein MGEHMNKAMQEKPILIGLEDLYQGIPDESVNLTFQHLAEVKTSDKRKLTTTPSRSIAKLPSLDFTKGLQASNQQHHLQDFGHGESPLGHSGHFISDASGGAQRQSPRLKPSGDDDHLGHGMSFDGVSVASGRGSRRRRPGIPHSKICAICNTYVYIFRTRCLVCGRVYCRQCAERGMGEMIEGRKCIECLGLRFSQRYIERAGKVGCCSWRYPNTLKQAELKCAEKGPRKSVRHGHSGMANSRSRSPISPRRTHNAIGSNEHSFVMSSSFSPFSPHYNLPI from the exons ATGGGTGAACACATGAATAAAGCTATGCAGGAAAAGCCAATCTTAATAGGTCTTGAAGATTTGTACCAAGGAATCCCTGATGAATCCGTTAACCTCACTTTTCAACACCTGGCTGAAGTGAAAACATCGGATAAGAGAAAACTCACAACAACACCTTCACGCTCAATAGCAAAACTACCTAGTCTTGATTTCACCAAAGGCTTGCAAGCTTCTAATCAACAACACCATCTACAAGACTTTGGCCATGGTGAATCGCCATTGGGTCATTCTGGTCATTTTATTAGCGATGCAAGTGGTGGTGCACAAAGACAAAGTCCTCGACTCAAGCCTAGCGGAGATGATGATCATTTGGGGCATGGCATGAGCTTTGATGGTGTGAGTGTTGCTTCAGGAAGAGGTAGTCGACGGCGCCGACCCGGGATTCCTCACTCTAAGATTTGCGCAATTTGTAATACCTATGTTTATATCTTCCGGACTAGATGCCTG GTATGTGGCAGGGTTTATTGCAGGCAATGTGCAGAAAGAGGAATGGGGGAGATGATAGAAGGAAGAAAGTGTATTGAGTGTCTTGGATTGAGATTCAGCCAAAG GTATATAGAAAGAGCAGGGAAGGTAGGGTGTTGTAGTTGGAGGTATCCAAATACACTGAAACAGGCTGAGCTCAAGTGTGCAGAGAAAGGACCAAGGAAGAGCGTAAGGCATGGTCATAGTGGAATGGCAAACTCAAGATCACGAAGTCCTATTAGCCCCAGAAGGACTCATAATGCTATTGGTAGCAATGAACACTCTTTTGTCATGTCCTCATCCTTTTCTCCTTTCTCGCCTCATTACAACCTCCCTATATAA